The genomic stretch GTCGTTCGTTGCCTGTGCCTCAGTACGAAGCCGTGGCCTTGCGCGGCGTCAGCTCGGAGCTCGGCACGTGCTCAACGCACATAATCGTCGCGGCCCAACCCGGCGAGGACCGCACTCGCGAGCGGCGGGGACGGGACGTAGGTCCGAACTCGCCGCGCTTCGCCACGGCAACGGAAGCGCCGCGTCATCCGTCAAGCAACGCTCAAGACGACCGCCCGTCGGTGCCACCTTGTGCCCGGCGACACCCTGGTGGTTACAGGTCGAGCAGGACCGCCAACGTGTCGCGCACCTGGGTGAGAACGACAGGACCGACGTTGCCGATGGTCTGTCCGCACCGTGACGTTGCAAGGGCGCGGATGTGCTGACACTGTGCCGCCGACGCGGTGCGCAAGCCGTTGGCTTCATCGGGCTTGACCGTGACCTCGGTCTCGTAGCCACGAAGGGTCGTTGTCAGCGGGACAACCTGCACCACACTCGGGTTCGCTCGCAGAACCCGGTCTGCGGTGACGACCAGCCCCGGGCGGACAAGCCCCGCTTCCGATCCTTGGGGCGCACCGAGGTCGAGCTGCACGACGTCACCCGAGGTCAGCATCGAGCCACAGTGTCTCGTCGTCCTCGAGAGGCGCGGCCAGTTGGCGGCCGATCTCTTCCTGACGCAGCAGCCGGACGGCACGCGAGACGGTCTCGGTGACCGTCGCGTGGCGCTTGTTCGCCAGGCGCTTGAGCTCTTCGTGTGTGTCCCGGTCGATCCGGATTGTTGTCGTGTCGCTCATGTGCCTAGTCTACCACCTTGTAGATGGGAAGGTCTACAGCAGGGTCTCGTCGCGGCCCATCCCGGCATAGGTTGAAGTCGAAGGGTGCGGTCTCGGGGACGTAGGGCCCGCACTGCGGATGGACTTCCACC from Actinomycetota bacterium encodes the following:
- a CDS encoding type II toxin-antitoxin system PemK/MazF family toxin yields the protein MLTSGDVVQLDLGAPQGSEAGLVRPGLVVTADRVLRANPSVVQVVPLTTTLRGYETEVTVKPDEANGLRTASAAQCQHIRALATSRCGQTIGNVGPVVLTQVRDTLAVLLDL